One window of the Amycolatopsis mediterranei genome contains the following:
- a CDS encoding alpha/beta fold hydrolase, whose translation MPFLDVNGTRLHYEDAGTGPALLLLHGWGTSGRVWYSCLPDLVRDHRVVTLDWRGCGRSDHPADGNTIAGVTADLVTAIETLRIKPTVVGSSIGGLFATELALARPELVERVVAVDSPGYWPSTGMLDQVLDLRKQLVDDRAGTLAGWVPDWFAPGAAPELVDWTVRQLLDSGAYIDELFTECTTYDPRPRLKDLAVPITYLHGELDAQIPLEVPRGCAAETPGARVHVLAGCGHVPHQENPRAFTAALRIIAA comes from the coding sequence ATGCCCTTCTTGGACGTCAACGGAACCCGCCTCCACTACGAAGACGCCGGCACCGGCCCCGCGCTGCTGCTCCTGCACGGCTGGGGGACCAGCGGCCGCGTCTGGTACTCGTGCCTGCCCGATCTCGTGCGCGACCACCGCGTCGTCACCCTCGACTGGCGCGGGTGCGGCCGCTCGGACCACCCCGCCGACGGCAACACCATCGCCGGTGTCACGGCCGACCTCGTGACGGCGATCGAGACCCTGCGGATCAAGCCCACCGTCGTCGGGTCCAGCATCGGCGGCCTCTTCGCCACCGAGCTGGCCCTCGCCCGGCCGGAGCTGGTCGAACGCGTCGTCGCGGTTGACAGCCCCGGGTACTGGCCGAGCACCGGCATGCTCGACCAGGTCCTCGACCTGCGCAAACAGCTCGTCGACGACCGTGCCGGCACGCTGGCCGGCTGGGTGCCGGACTGGTTCGCCCCGGGCGCCGCGCCCGAGCTCGTCGACTGGACCGTCCGCCAGCTGCTCGACTCCGGTGCCTACATCGACGAGCTGTTCACCGAATGCACCACCTACGACCCGCGGCCCCGGCTCAAGGACCTCGCGGTCCCGATCACCTACCTGCACGGCGAGCTCGACGCCCAGATCCCGCTCGAAGTGCCGCGCGGCTGCGCCGCGGAGACCCCCGGCGCGCGCGTGCACGTGCTCGCCGGCTGCGGGCACGTCCCGCACCAGGAAAACCCGCGCGCGTTCACCGCCGCGCTCCGGATCATCGCCGCCTGA
- a CDS encoding SGNH/GDSL hydrolase family protein, with amino-acid sequence MRTTRLLAAAFSAAILLTGTAAAASAAEVHHYVALGDSYTSGPFVPVQRLDPLGCGRSTANYPSVVAAALHVGAFTDVSCAGADTTNMTRPQQVPFNGTNAPQLDALRIDTDLVTLGIGGNDYGVFGSLVSTCPGLRASAPTGNPCEEHFTTNGVDTVATAITAIRPRIEAVLAAIHQRSPGARVVVVGYPRIAPENGYCPDVLPFADGDYAWLNRVESDLNEAIEDAAADGAAEYVDTYGPSRGHDACARGGSAWINGKDQNIFAAAAYHPLKAGMAGVAAVVLKALR; translated from the coding sequence ATGCGCACCACCCGGCTGCTCGCCGCCGCCTTCTCGGCAGCCATCCTGCTCACCGGCACCGCGGCCGCCGCGTCGGCGGCGGAGGTCCACCACTACGTCGCCCTCGGCGACTCGTACACCTCGGGACCGTTCGTCCCGGTGCAGCGGCTCGACCCGCTCGGCTGCGGGCGGTCGACGGCGAACTACCCGTCGGTCGTGGCGGCCGCGCTGCACGTCGGCGCTTTCACCGACGTGAGCTGCGCCGGCGCGGACACCACGAACATGACCCGGCCGCAGCAGGTGCCGTTCAACGGCACGAACGCCCCGCAGCTGGACGCCTTGCGGATCGACACCGACCTGGTCACGCTGGGTATCGGCGGCAACGACTACGGTGTGTTCGGCAGCCTGGTCTCGACCTGCCCCGGGCTCCGGGCGAGCGCCCCCACCGGCAACCCCTGCGAAGAGCACTTCACGACCAACGGCGTCGACACGGTGGCGACGGCCATCACCGCCATCCGGCCGCGGATCGAGGCCGTGCTCGCCGCGATCCACCAGCGCTCGCCCGGAGCGCGCGTGGTCGTCGTGGGCTACCCGCGGATCGCGCCGGAGAACGGCTACTGCCCGGACGTCCTCCCGTTCGCCGACGGCGACTACGCGTGGCTCAACCGCGTCGAGTCCGACCTGAACGAGGCCATCGAGGACGCGGCCGCGGACGGGGCCGCGGAGTACGTCGACACCTACGGCCCGTCCCGCGGCCACGACGCCTGCGCGCGCGGCGGCTCGGCGTGGATCAACGGCAAGGACCAGAACATCTTCGCCGCGGCCGCCTACCACCCGCTGAAGGCGGGGATGGCCGGCGTGGCGGCGGTGGTGCTCAAGGCTTTGCGCTGA
- a CDS encoding alpha/beta fold hydrolase produces the protein MPKVTLEDAVVHYDRTGDGPALLLLHGTAASREQWAPLTAQATGFTVLAPDFPGSGLTIDDGGPITVEVLAAQAEAVLDHAGFGSAHVAGHSLGAVVAAHLAGTRPDRVRKAVLHAAWPATDVRQDAEFRYWLDLLETGTFARMLPLMAFGPRYWEQATSEGNEQLVKTLETVIQPGTDRQIEADRTVDLRPVLGRITAPVLVLGSAHDRIVTADQQRELVAAIPDARAAEIDAGHGAPAELPDEFARLVLDFFSAKP, from the coding sequence ATGCCGAAAGTGACCCTCGAAGACGCCGTCGTCCACTACGACCGGACCGGCGACGGCCCCGCGCTGCTCCTGCTGCACGGCACCGCCGCGTCCCGCGAACAGTGGGCGCCGCTGACCGCGCAAGCGACCGGCTTCACCGTCCTGGCTCCCGACTTCCCCGGCTCCGGCCTGACGATCGACGACGGCGGTCCGATCACCGTCGAAGTCCTCGCCGCACAGGCCGAAGCCGTGCTGGACCACGCCGGGTTCGGCAGCGCCCACGTCGCCGGGCACTCGCTCGGCGCTGTCGTGGCCGCGCACCTGGCCGGCACCCGCCCGGACCGCGTCCGGAAAGCGGTGCTGCACGCCGCTTGGCCGGCCACCGACGTCCGGCAGGACGCCGAGTTCCGCTACTGGCTGGACCTGCTCGAAACCGGGACCTTCGCCCGGATGCTCCCGCTGATGGCCTTCGGGCCACGCTACTGGGAGCAGGCGACCTCGGAGGGCAACGAACAGCTCGTCAAGACCCTCGAAACGGTGATCCAGCCGGGGACGGACCGGCAGATCGAGGCCGACCGCACCGTCGACCTGCGGCCGGTGCTCGGGCGGATCACCGCGCCGGTGCTGGTGCTCGGCAGCGCGCACGACCGGATCGTCACCGCGGACCAGCAGCGAGAGCTGGTCGCCGCGATCCCGGACGCGCGCGCGGCCGAAATCGACGCGGGGCACGGTGCCCCGGCCGAGCTGCCGGACGAGTTCGCCCGGCTCGTGCTGGACTTCTTCAGCGCAAAGCCTTGA
- a CDS encoding LysR family transcriptional regulator, with the protein MELRQLRYFVTVAEELHFGRAAERLHIVQPAVSQQVRRLERELGVTLLARTTRSVVLTEAGQRFLPQARSVLAAADRAVDSVSEFRPSGTLVRLGTSEGLGDRLDGLLRAFARLAPSASLELLHAPTRQRLQRVRDGALDATIVRGTWPSPGLDFTPLWTDEVWVALPASHPLASSPVVEFASLASLPARLSPPSRNQPLYDLVVSCCRKAGFEPVLGKEFTTAQDTLGTLGFGRPHWTVFYRAHANLLPVPGVAFRPLRDPSPRMQTYLATPSNRRLTPELVALIEAARETVAG; encoded by the coding sequence GTGGAGCTGCGGCAGCTGAGGTATTTCGTGACGGTCGCGGAGGAGCTGCACTTCGGCCGCGCGGCCGAGCGGCTGCACATCGTCCAGCCGGCGGTGAGCCAGCAGGTCCGGCGGCTGGAGCGGGAGCTGGGCGTGACGCTGCTGGCGCGCACGACACGTTCGGTGGTGCTCACGGAGGCGGGGCAGCGGTTCCTGCCGCAAGCGCGATCGGTGCTGGCGGCGGCGGACCGGGCGGTGGACTCGGTGTCGGAGTTCCGGCCTTCGGGGACGCTGGTCCGGCTGGGGACGAGCGAGGGTCTGGGTGATCGGCTGGACGGGTTGCTGCGCGCGTTCGCGCGGCTGGCGCCTTCGGCTTCCCTGGAGTTGCTCCACGCGCCGACTCGGCAACGGTTGCAGCGGGTGCGGGACGGTGCCCTGGACGCGACGATCGTGCGGGGGACGTGGCCTTCTCCGGGGCTCGACTTCACTCCGTTGTGGACGGACGAAGTCTGGGTGGCGCTGCCGGCTTCGCATCCACTGGCTTCTTCGCCGGTCGTCGAGTTCGCCTCACTGGCTTCGCTTCCGGCGCGGTTGAGCCCGCCTTCGCGCAATCAGCCGTTGTACGACCTGGTCGTTTCGTGTTGCCGGAAGGCCGGTTTCGAGCCGGTCCTGGGCAAGGAATTCACGACGGCGCAGGACACGTTGGGGACGCTGGGGTTCGGCCGTCCACACTGGACGGTGTTCTACCGGGCGCACGCGAACCTGCTGCCGGTGCCGGGAGTGGCTTTCCGGCCGCTTCGGGATCCTTCACCGCGGATGCAGACGTACCTGGCGACGCCCTCGAACCGGCGGCTGACGCCGGAGCTGGTGGCGTTGATCGAAGCGGCCCGGGAGACGGTGGCCGGCTGA
- a CDS encoding class I SAM-dependent methyltransferase: MPFNHNDHYHPLLLDLLPPGPGIALDVGCGTGRFARRLAATGMAVEAVDVSAAMVEAAAGLGSPGPGEIVYRQADVTTDALPESHYDYISCVASLHHMPFETVAKLRRALVPGGVLVVLGLAKPSTPADWALALAAVPVDALARLVVHAGERLNGGPEEGPKAPVVDDYPTLAELRRESARLLPGSTVRPLLFWRTLITYREHGEGDPTGG, translated from the coding sequence ATGCCGTTCAACCACAACGACCACTACCACCCGCTGCTGCTGGACCTGCTGCCGCCCGGCCCGGGGATCGCGCTGGACGTCGGGTGCGGCACCGGCCGGTTCGCCCGGCGGCTGGCCGCGACCGGCATGGCGGTGGAGGCGGTCGACGTCTCGGCGGCGATGGTCGAGGCGGCGGCCGGGCTGGGGTCGCCGGGGCCCGGCGAGATCGTCTACCGGCAGGCCGACGTCACCACCGACGCCCTGCCCGAGTCCCACTACGACTACATCTCGTGCGTCGCGTCGCTGCACCACATGCCGTTCGAGACCGTCGCCAAGCTGCGCCGCGCGCTGGTGCCGGGCGGCGTGCTCGTGGTGCTCGGCCTGGCGAAGCCGAGCACCCCGGCGGATTGGGCGCTGGCGCTGGCGGCGGTCCCGGTCGACGCGCTCGCGCGGCTGGTCGTCCACGCCGGGGAACGGCTGAACGGCGGCCCCGAGGAAGGCCCGAAGGCCCCGGTGGTCGACGACTACCCGACGCTGGCCGAGCTGCGCCGCGAGTCGGCCCGGCTGCTGCCCGGGAGCACGGTCCGGCCGTTGCTGTTTTGGCGCACCTTGATCACTTACCGTGAGCACGGCGAAGGTGACCCGACCGGCGGGTGA
- a CDS encoding DUF4233 domain-containing protein, which produces MKGFRGVMSGTLIMEAITVALAVPVVNKLGGGISTGTGWTVIAVAVLLIVTCGFVKRPWAVPLILGLQVVLIALVFWLPAIAVLGVIFLAVWLWLLWLRKDVARRMAAGTLASQQPQP; this is translated from the coding sequence ATGAAGGGCTTCCGCGGTGTGATGTCCGGGACGCTGATCATGGAGGCGATCACGGTCGCCCTCGCCGTGCCGGTGGTGAACAAACTCGGTGGCGGGATCTCGACGGGCACCGGCTGGACGGTCATCGCGGTGGCCGTGCTGCTGATCGTGACGTGCGGGTTCGTCAAGCGCCCGTGGGCGGTGCCGCTGATCCTCGGCCTGCAGGTGGTCCTCATCGCGCTGGTGTTCTGGCTGCCGGCGATCGCGGTGCTGGGCGTGATCTTCCTGGCGGTGTGGTTGTGGCTGCTGTGGCTGCGGAAGGACGTCGCCCGCCGCATGGCGGCCGGGACGTTGGCGAGTCAGCAGCCCCAGCCGTGA
- the folC gene encoding bifunctional tetrahydrofolate synthase/dihydrofolate synthase, giving the protein MPQDETGRRPDLSDLDSFAGVDELGTSGYEESDDHDPELDVRDTAYDAGGGSRGGIGGVGQLGDNLATGPVPDLSVPEDTELHELDDQGEPEVYGSPDGPEARRELMAVEAELNQRWPETKIEPSLTRISALTQLLGEPNRGYPVLHVAGTNGKGSTARMIDALLTRMGLRVGRYTSPHLQLVTERIALDGRPISAARYAELWNDIAPYVSMVDGAAADGVAMSKFEILTGMAFAAFADAPVEAAVFEAGLGGAWDATNVADADVAVLTPIGLDHVEYLGPDILGAAREKAGIIKPGSVAVIGEQDPEVLKVLLERAVEVDAAVARAGSEFGVLEKEIAVGGQMLKLQGLGGVYDEIFLPLHGAHQAANAALALAAVEAFFGAGKDRQLVVEAVREAFAEVETPGRLERVRSAPTVLLDAAHNPHGARALATTVSEEFAFRRLVAVVGVMAEKDAHGILDALEPVVSDIVVTRNSSPRSMPLEELNELAISVFGEDRVVAETDLETAIETAIALVETSDDPEEPLAGGGVLVTGSVVTAGEARTLFGKEPS; this is encoded by the coding sequence GTGCCGCAGGATGAGACAGGTCGCAGGCCGGACCTGTCGGATCTGGACAGCTTCGCGGGCGTCGACGAACTGGGGACGTCGGGGTACGAGGAGTCCGACGACCACGACCCGGAACTGGACGTCCGCGACACCGCGTACGACGCCGGCGGCGGCTCGCGCGGCGGGATCGGGGGGGTCGGCCAGCTCGGCGACAACCTCGCCACCGGTCCGGTGCCCGACCTCAGCGTGCCCGAGGACACCGAGCTGCACGAGCTCGACGACCAGGGCGAACCCGAGGTGTACGGCAGCCCGGACGGCCCCGAAGCGCGGCGCGAGCTGATGGCCGTCGAGGCCGAGCTGAACCAGCGCTGGCCGGAGACCAAGATCGAGCCGTCGCTGACCCGCATTTCCGCGCTGACGCAGCTGCTGGGCGAGCCGAACCGCGGCTACCCGGTGCTGCACGTGGCCGGCACGAACGGCAAGGGCTCCACGGCCCGGATGATCGACGCCCTGCTGACCCGGATGGGCCTGCGCGTCGGCCGCTACACCAGCCCGCACCTGCAGCTGGTCACCGAGCGGATCGCGCTCGACGGCCGGCCGATCTCCGCCGCGCGCTACGCCGAGCTGTGGAACGACATCGCCCCGTACGTGTCCATGGTGGACGGTGCCGCCGCGGACGGCGTCGCGATGAGCAAGTTCGAGATCCTCACCGGGATGGCGTTCGCCGCGTTCGCCGACGCGCCCGTGGAGGCCGCGGTGTTCGAAGCGGGCCTGGGCGGCGCCTGGGACGCCACGAACGTCGCCGACGCCGACGTCGCCGTCCTCACCCCGATCGGCCTCGACCACGTCGAGTACCTCGGCCCGGACATCCTCGGCGCGGCGCGCGAAAAGGCGGGCATCATCAAGCCCGGCTCGGTCGCGGTGATCGGCGAGCAGGACCCCGAGGTGCTGAAGGTGCTGCTGGAGCGCGCGGTCGAGGTCGACGCCGCGGTCGCCCGCGCGGGCAGCGAGTTCGGCGTGCTCGAGAAGGAGATCGCCGTGGGTGGGCAGATGCTGAAGCTGCAGGGTCTCGGCGGCGTGTACGACGAGATCTTCCTCCCGCTGCACGGCGCCCACCAAGCCGCGAACGCCGCACTGGCGCTGGCCGCGGTCGAAGCGTTCTTCGGCGCGGGCAAGGACAGGCAGCTGGTCGTCGAGGCGGTGCGCGAAGCGTTCGCCGAGGTCGAGACCCCGGGGCGGCTCGAGCGCGTCCGGTCGGCCCCGACGGTCCTGCTCGACGCGGCGCACAATCCGCACGGCGCCCGAGCGCTGGCGACGACGGTGTCCGAGGAGTTCGCCTTCCGTCGCCTGGTCGCGGTGGTCGGCGTGATGGCCGAGAAGGACGCCCACGGCATCCTCGACGCGCTGGAGCCGGTGGTCTCGGACATCGTCGTGACGCGCAACTCCTCGCCTCGTTCGATGCCGCTGGAGGAGCTGAACGAGCTGGCGATCTCGGTGTTCGGCGAAGACCGCGTGGTCGCCGAGACGGACCTGGAGACGGCGATCGAGACGGCGATCGCGCTGGTGGAGACCAGCGACGACCCCGAGGAGCCCCTGGCGGGCGGCGGCGTGCTGGTCACGGGCTCGGTGGTCACGGCGGGCGAGGCGCGCACGCTGTTCGGCAAGGAGCCGTCGTGA
- a CDS encoding penicillin acylase family protein, with product MTHIRKALAVVAAALSITTLGTGVATAGEDSAKAVLRYTEHGIPHIVAKDFAGLGYGYGYAAATDNICELAKIYVTVSAQRSRYFGPDGEGYPSLSEAKNNLHSDLFFQQLNDSGVVDRLVAQPAPQGPRPEVRQIVSGYVKGFNTFLARTGRSGITDPACRGADWVRPISEQDFYRHFYSIAVTGGLGFVTEGLFAAPPSGAASASPGTPAQLSASLRDGLGKGGLGSNGIAIGSDGTAAGQGSVLLGNPHYPWHDGRRFWQSQLTIPGRVDVAGASLLGMPFVMIGHTADAAWTHTVSTPVTFGLFEVPLAAGDPTTYTVDGKPEKMTSREVTVQVRQADGSLEPVRQTFWSTRYGPVLNDVGGFPVPWTAKSAYALRDANATNMRGLNTWFELDQARSTADVVHALSSTQGVPWVNTIATDRAGNALYADIQVVPHVTDELAEACSTPLGRQTFPGDQLAILDGGKSSCQWGSDPGALEPGIFAPARLPQQQRRDYELNTNDSAWLANAKAPITGYPHIVGDQATERNPRTREALRTAEQGGFSTDSMKNMLFTDHSLFADLAAADLAKLCASFPGGQAPSSSGPVPVGPACTALANWDHTYSLDSRGSLLFQQFAARLGGLPRFTVPFDPKAPLTTPNTLNVGNADIQKAFGNAIAELRTAGLAPDARLRDGQSVTRNGERIPIHGGQGFLGVLNVMTPVWDPAHGNTEVVHGSSYLQVVGFTGHGCPDSSTLLTYSQSANPASPYFSDQTKLYSRGEWVKGRFCEADILRSPALRVVVLR from the coding sequence ATGACGCACATCCGGAAAGCGCTGGCCGTTGTGGCTGCGGCGCTCTCGATTACGACACTCGGCACCGGCGTCGCGACGGCCGGGGAGGACAGCGCGAAAGCCGTCCTGCGCTACACCGAACACGGCATCCCGCACATCGTCGCCAAGGACTTCGCCGGGCTCGGCTACGGGTACGGCTACGCCGCGGCGACCGACAACATCTGCGAGCTCGCGAAGATCTACGTCACGGTGAGCGCGCAGCGGTCGCGGTACTTCGGCCCGGACGGCGAGGGCTACCCGTCGCTGTCGGAGGCGAAGAACAACCTGCACAGCGACCTGTTCTTCCAGCAGCTCAACGACTCCGGCGTGGTCGACCGGCTGGTCGCGCAACCCGCGCCGCAGGGGCCGCGGCCCGAGGTCCGGCAGATCGTTTCGGGCTACGTCAAGGGGTTCAACACCTTCCTGGCCCGCACCGGCCGGTCCGGGATCACCGATCCGGCCTGCCGCGGCGCGGACTGGGTCCGGCCGATCAGCGAGCAGGACTTCTACCGGCACTTCTACTCGATCGCCGTCACCGGCGGCCTGGGTTTCGTCACCGAAGGGCTGTTCGCGGCGCCGCCGTCCGGTGCGGCGTCCGCGAGTCCGGGCACGCCCGCCCAACTGTCCGCGAGCCTGCGTGACGGGCTCGGCAAGGGCGGCCTCGGCAGCAACGGCATCGCCATCGGCAGCGACGGGACCGCGGCAGGCCAGGGCAGCGTGCTGCTCGGCAACCCGCACTACCCGTGGCACGACGGCCGGCGGTTCTGGCAGAGCCAGCTGACCATTCCCGGCCGGGTCGACGTGGCCGGGGCGAGCCTGCTCGGCATGCCGTTCGTGATGATCGGGCACACCGCGGACGCGGCCTGGACGCACACGGTGTCCACCCCGGTCACGTTCGGGCTGTTCGAAGTGCCGCTGGCGGCCGGTGACCCGACGACGTACACGGTCGACGGGAAGCCCGAGAAGATGACCTCCCGCGAGGTCACGGTCCAGGTGCGCCAGGCGGACGGTTCGCTCGAGCCGGTCCGCCAGACCTTCTGGTCGACCCGGTACGGCCCGGTGCTGAACGACGTCGGCGGCTTTCCGGTGCCGTGGACGGCGAAGTCGGCGTACGCGCTGCGCGACGCCAACGCGACCAACATGCGCGGGCTGAACACGTGGTTCGAACTCGACCAGGCGCGCAGCACGGCCGACGTCGTCCACGCGCTCAGCAGCACGCAGGGCGTGCCGTGGGTGAACACGATCGCCACCGACCGGGCGGGCAACGCGCTCTACGCCGACATCCAGGTCGTCCCGCACGTCACCGACGAACTGGCCGAGGCGTGCAGCACTCCCCTGGGGCGCCAGACGTTCCCCGGCGACCAACTGGCCATTTTGGACGGTGGGAAGTCGTCCTGCCAGTGGGGTTCCGACCCCGGAGCGCTGGAACCGGGCATCTTCGCGCCGGCCCGGCTACCGCAGCAGCAGCGCCGTGACTACGAACTCAACACGAACGACAGCGCCTGGCTGGCGAACGCGAAGGCGCCGATCACGGGGTACCCGCACATCGTCGGAGACCAGGCGACCGAGCGCAACCCGCGGACCCGGGAGGCGCTGCGCACGGCCGAACAGGGCGGATTCAGCACGGACTCGATGAAGAACATGCTCTTCACCGACCACAGCCTGTTCGCCGACCTGGCGGCGGCGGACCTGGCGAAGCTGTGCGCATCCTTCCCCGGCGGGCAGGCGCCGTCGTCGTCCGGCCCGGTCCCGGTCGGCCCGGCGTGCACCGCACTGGCGAACTGGGACCACACATATTCCCTGGACAGCCGGGGTTCGCTGCTGTTCCAGCAGTTCGCCGCGCGGCTGGGCGGGCTTCCCCGGTTCACCGTGCCGTTCGATCCGAAGGCCCCGCTGACCACGCCGAACACGCTGAACGTCGGCAATGCGGACATCCAGAAGGCCTTCGGGAACGCGATCGCGGAGCTGCGCACGGCGGGGCTCGCCCCGGACGCGCGGCTGCGCGACGGCCAGTCCGTCACCCGCAACGGCGAGCGCATCCCGATCCACGGCGGCCAGGGTTTCCTCGGCGTGCTCAACGTGATGACGCCGGTGTGGGATCCGGCGCACGGGAACACCGAGGTCGTGCACGGCTCCAGCTACCTCCAGGTGGTGGGGTTCACCGGGCACGGGTGCCCGGACTCCTCGACGTTGCTGACGTATTCGCAGTCGGCGAACCCGGCGTCGCCGTACTTCAGTGACCAGACGAAGCTCTACAGCCGGGGTGAGTGGGTGAAGGGCCGGTTCTGCGAGGCCGACATCCTGCGCTCACCCGCGCTGCGGGTCGTCGTGCTGCGCTGA